A region of Massilia sp. KIM DNA encodes the following proteins:
- a CDS encoding prolyl oligopeptidase family protein has product MNHLVYPKTPRDDLVETLFGKQVSDPYRWLENDPAENSDVAAWVCEQQALTEHHLSSLPGREVFRQRLIALENYEKFTAPQVRGEWYFHLRTSGLEDQRVLYIRHGLDGLDRTLIDPNSLASDINMALAEWSPSFDGQFVAYAFQENGSDWRTINVINSMTGTHLSDKLKWVRFTTISWAADCSGFFYSRFPASNLIANSTSALSSHAVYFHALGTDQDQDRLVHSTPDQAELLHFAEVSNSGRFLVISSTPGTQTNSCAIVDLDEKKWRVKEVVNHLDSEWTLVGDFDGALIMLTSDQAERRRVVAVALLSESPAIRTLVEEKEAALVKASLVADRLILTYLIDAKCELRRYKLDGTPDGEIHLPGLGTAIFESYPDSIEAFFTFMSFNSPDTIYRYDVLANTYQVWAAPTLNADLAGLVVEQRFYVSQDGTQVPMFLIRNARVHGSAPTLLQAYGGFGISMVPFFDPALLAWVEQGGIAAIANVRGGGEYGKAWHNAGRLLNKQTTFDDLAAAAVYLRSEGIVSADGLALHGESNGGLSVAAVVNQHPELFAAALPAVGVMDMLRYTQFTGGYLWVGEFGDPQNADYFPTLLKYSPYHNVTSGKLYPAVLATTADTDDRVVPAHSFKYIAALQAAEPQGRPHLVRVESKAGHGSGKPTKQAVAEKADKWAFAAYWTGLEVD; this is encoded by the coding sequence ATGAATCATTTAGTCTATCCGAAAACACCGCGTGACGACCTAGTTGAAACCCTATTTGGGAAGCAGGTATCAGATCCCTACCGTTGGCTTGAAAATGACCCAGCCGAAAACTCAGATGTCGCGGCGTGGGTTTGCGAACAACAAGCGCTAACAGAACATCACCTCAGCTCGCTACCAGGCCGTGAAGTTTTTCGGCAACGGCTAATTGCACTCGAAAATTATGAAAAATTCACCGCGCCTCAAGTGCGAGGAGAATGGTATTTTCATTTGCGTACTTCAGGTTTGGAAGATCAGCGCGTTCTATATATTCGCCACGGCCTTGACGGCCTTGACCGAACGTTAATCGATCCTAATTCTCTTGCGAGCGATATAAACATGGCGCTCGCGGAATGGTCGCCGTCCTTCGACGGCCAGTTTGTTGCTTATGCATTTCAGGAGAATGGGTCCGACTGGCGGACTATAAACGTGATTAACTCCATGACGGGCACGCACTTGAGCGACAAGTTAAAATGGGTTAGATTCACTACAATTTCGTGGGCTGCAGATTGCTCCGGATTCTTCTATTCACGCTTTCCCGCAAGTAATTTAATTGCGAATTCCACTTCAGCGTTGTCGAGCCACGCTGTCTATTTCCACGCCTTAGGTACCGATCAGGATCAAGATCGACTCGTACATTCAACGCCAGATCAAGCTGAACTATTGCATTTCGCGGAAGTCAGCAACAGTGGTAGATTTCTTGTAATTTCTTCCACGCCAGGCACGCAGACAAACAGCTGTGCAATTGTAGATCTCGATGAGAAGAAGTGGAGGGTTAAAGAAGTAGTAAATCATTTGGATAGCGAGTGGACACTAGTTGGCGATTTCGATGGCGCACTCATAATGTTGACTAGCGATCAAGCCGAGCGACGTAGGGTTGTCGCGGTCGCCTTGTTATCCGAGTCGCCCGCGATACGGACATTGGTAGAAGAGAAAGAAGCAGCACTTGTTAAAGCTAGCTTAGTTGCTGACCGATTAATACTGACGTATTTGATCGATGCAAAATGTGAACTGCGCCGCTATAAATTAGATGGTACCCCTGATGGAGAGATCCATTTGCCAGGACTTGGAACAGCTATTTTCGAAAGTTATCCTGATTCAATAGAGGCCTTTTTCACATTTATGAGTTTTAATTCCCCTGACACAATATATCGATATGATGTTCTGGCGAACACCTATCAGGTATGGGCCGCCCCAACGCTAAATGCTGACTTGGCCGGTCTTGTTGTGGAGCAACGCTTCTATGTATCGCAGGATGGCACTCAGGTTCCGATGTTCTTAATCCGTAACGCCAGAGTACACGGATCGGCGCCGACACTCCTACAGGCTTACGGTGGCTTCGGCATCAGCATGGTTCCGTTCTTCGATCCTGCCTTGCTGGCATGGGTTGAGCAGGGAGGAATTGCGGCTATTGCCAACGTGCGGGGTGGTGGAGAGTATGGCAAAGCTTGGCATAACGCCGGGCGTTTATTGAATAAACAGACCACATTCGATGATCTGGCTGCTGCGGCTGTATACCTTCGCTCAGAAGGCATTGTGTCGGCAGATGGACTTGCGCTGCATGGTGAGTCAAACGGCGGGCTGTCAGTAGCGGCCGTAGTGAACCAGCATCCAGAGCTGTTTGCTGCTGCGTTGCCAGCTGTCGGTGTAATGGATATGTTGCGATATACACAATTTACCGGTGGTTATCTATGGGTCGGTGAGTTTGGCGATCCACAAAACGCGGATTACTTCCCCACCTTATTGAAATACTCCCCATACCATAACGTCACGAGCGGCAAACTTTATCCAGCAGTTTTGGCAACTACCGCCGACACGGATGATCGAGTGGTACCTGCGCACTCTTTCAAGTACATTGCAGCGCTGCAGGCAGCCGAGCCACAAGGCCGCCCTCATCTTGTGCGGGTGGAATCAAAGGCTGGTCACGGGTCTGGAAAGCCGACTAAGCAGGCAGTTGCGGAAAAGGCAGATAAATGGGCTTTCGCTGCTTACTGGACTGGTTTGGAGGTTGATTGA
- a CDS encoding YiiX/YebB-like N1pC/P60 family cysteine hydrolase, whose amino-acid sequence MNDSTLSARVFVADAINPGDVVLTTTPEVMSHTIRNVIGADISHAMICVGKSCVIDSTGDGVHARNLDRILVEPGCAAHVLRAVTPLTTEQLQSVIAFARGAVGTRYSMTGAAKSVLAGFVAGRRQFCSRLVAQAYRHGGVDLVPDADFCHPGELLESGALIKMPDVLRTLGPEEELSWREDIDNVQAMRDSTNALLEEARKLSSTIESLNDIDAHLIEHPEDDVHLVAALQSSRYEQLWRDEFERNAWQYHVALIEGHEVSTERKRRYCEALLEDEQLGPNRFVLNHAGYVSLNTAHPRQYFARKIELYDLLTQFHYRRIQAASGWLARRGLRKNVPRSLLRPHTPEWFTSLREWNPKQVAMVWAAVGVSGRLDVCSICADDPARDYALVSLPPVGPGTLRLCDDCYRIRCADEPMKPF is encoded by the coding sequence ATGAACGACTCGACACTTTCGGCAAGGGTATTTGTTGCTGACGCCATCAATCCTGGTGATGTAGTTCTTACGACGACGCCCGAAGTGATGAGCCACACGATCCGGAATGTAATCGGTGCCGACATCTCGCATGCCATGATTTGTGTCGGTAAGTCTTGTGTGATCGATTCGACCGGTGATGGTGTTCACGCAAGGAATCTAGATCGGATTCTTGTCGAGCCTGGTTGCGCTGCTCATGTGCTTCGTGCTGTGACGCCCCTGACCACTGAGCAATTGCAGTCCGTTATCGCTTTCGCTAGAGGGGCTGTCGGTACACGATATTCGATGACTGGAGCTGCAAAGAGCGTGTTGGCTGGCTTCGTAGCTGGTCGCAGGCAGTTTTGTTCGCGTTTGGTTGCGCAGGCTTATCGTCACGGCGGCGTGGACCTTGTCCCCGACGCAGACTTTTGCCACCCCGGTGAGTTACTGGAGAGTGGAGCACTGATCAAGATGCCCGACGTGCTCAGGACTCTAGGCCCCGAAGAAGAACTAAGCTGGCGTGAGGATATCGATAACGTTCAGGCGATGCGAGACTCGACCAACGCTTTACTCGAAGAGGCCCGGAAGCTCTCTTCCACGATCGAATCACTAAACGACATCGATGCGCACTTGATCGAACATCCGGAAGACGATGTTCATCTAGTGGCGGCGTTGCAATCGTCGAGGTACGAACAATTGTGGAGAGACGAGTTTGAACGAAATGCGTGGCAGTATCACGTTGCCTTGATCGAAGGGCACGAGGTTTCCACAGAACGAAAGCGCAGATACTGCGAGGCGCTCCTCGAAGACGAGCAGTTAGGGCCAAACCGTTTTGTGCTCAACCACGCAGGCTACGTTAGTCTGAACACTGCACACCCTCGGCAATATTTTGCTCGGAAAATCGAGCTGTATGATCTCCTCACGCAGTTTCATTACCGGCGCATCCAAGCAGCGTCCGGTTGGCTCGCGCGTAGAGGGTTACGCAAGAACGTGCCCCGCAGTTTGTTACGTCCGCATACGCCAGAGTGGTTCACTTCGTTGCGTGAATGGAATCCGAAGCAGGTTGCGATGGTTTGGGCGGCCGTTGGCGTGTCAGGAAGATTAGACGTATGCAGCATCTGCGCCGATGATCCAGCCCGCGACTATGCGTTGGTAAGTCTGCCCCCAGTCGGACCCGGAACGCTTCGTTTATGTGACGATTGCTACAGAATCCGGTGCGCCGATGAGCCAATGAAGCCTTTCTAA
- a CDS encoding very short patch repair endonuclease, whose protein sequence is MDTLSSAERSVRMSRVKGKDTIPEMVVRRIAHRAGYRYRLHEKTLPGKPDLVFRKRKKVIFVHGCFWHRHEECRLARLPKSRLEFWIPKLEKNKRRDDLNLRKLSESGWNVLIIWECEIRQLDLLEQRIKEFLG, encoded by the coding sequence ATGGATACACTCAGTTCGGCGGAAAGAAGTGTGCGCATGTCTCGAGTTAAGGGGAAAGATACAATCCCTGAGATGGTCGTGCGGCGCATAGCGCATCGCGCAGGGTATCGATATCGTTTGCACGAGAAGACCCTTCCGGGAAAGCCGGATCTAGTATTTCGCAAGCGTAAAAAAGTTATCTTCGTGCACGGATGTTTCTGGCATCGGCATGAAGAATGTCGGCTTGCAAGACTGCCTAAGTCTAGACTGGAATTCTGGATCCCTAAGCTCGAGAAGAACAAAAGGCGTGATGATTTGAATCTTCGGAAATTGTCGGAATCCGGGTGGAACGTGCTGATAATTTGGGAGTGCGAAATCCGACAGCTTGACCTTCTTGAACAACGTATTAAAGAATTTTTAGGATGA
- a CDS encoding DNA cytosine methyltransferase — MKAVELFAGAGGLAMGVSLAGFKPLAVVEWDKWACDTVRDNKASSFPLVTNWPLHEGDVRHFDWSEVNEVVDLVTGGPPCQPFSMGGKHKAHDDCRDMFPATVDIIRRLKPKAFIVENVKGLTRSTFANYYQYILLQLEFPEVPARINEDWFDHFLRLQAERASGDQKGKRLTYNVTPTLVNAANYGVPQKRERVFIVGFRSDLKIDWSFPRATHSHDRLLHDQWVTGQYWTRHGLQKPTIPEELATKIRKLASKDAPVELPWRTVRDAIEGLPDPQSLEAAGIPNHKFQAGARVYPGHTGSPLDLPAKTLKAGDHGVPGGENMLVNPDGTVRYFTIRESARIQTFPDGFMFHGSWTETMRQLGNAVPVLLGHVVARSVADKLIRKEMELIAASAIEAKGAA, encoded by the coding sequence ATGAAGGCAGTCGAGCTGTTCGCTGGGGCAGGCGGGTTAGCAATGGGAGTGAGCTTGGCGGGTTTTAAGCCTCTCGCGGTTGTGGAGTGGGATAAGTGGGCTTGTGACACAGTCCGGGACAATAAGGCAAGTAGTTTTCCGTTGGTGACCAATTGGCCACTGCATGAAGGTGACGTTCGGCATTTCGACTGGTCGGAAGTGAACGAGGTAGTTGACTTAGTTACTGGCGGCCCTCCTTGTCAGCCCTTTTCGATGGGAGGGAAGCACAAGGCTCATGATGACTGTCGAGACATGTTTCCTGCAACCGTTGACATCATCAGGCGTCTAAAACCAAAGGCGTTCATCGTTGAGAATGTTAAAGGCTTGACGCGTTCTACCTTCGCGAACTATTACCAGTATATCTTGTTGCAACTAGAGTTCCCAGAGGTTCCTGCACGGATCAACGAAGATTGGTTTGATCACTTTCTCCGGCTGCAAGCTGAGAGAGCAAGCGGTGATCAAAAAGGAAAAAGGTTGACGTACAATGTAACGCCGACTTTGGTAAATGCCGCAAATTATGGAGTTCCACAGAAACGTGAGCGCGTTTTCATTGTCGGCTTCCGGTCAGATTTGAAGATTGATTGGAGCTTTCCAAGAGCTACGCACAGTCACGACCGCTTGTTGCACGATCAATGGGTTACCGGCCAGTATTGGACGAGGCACGGCTTACAAAAACCAACTATTCCCGAGGAGCTCGCGACGAAGATACGCAAGCTTGCGTCCAAAGATGCGCCGGTTGAGTTACCATGGCGCACCGTGCGCGATGCCATCGAGGGACTGCCTGATCCGCAGTCGCTGGAAGCTGCAGGTATCCCGAATCACAAATTCCAAGCAGGAGCTAGAGTTTATCCCGGTCATACGGGGAGCCCGCTGGATCTTCCTGCCAAAACTCTCAAAGCTGGAGATCATGGCGTTCCTGGTGGGGAAAACATGTTGGTTAATCCTGACGGAACGGTACGGTACTTTACCATCAGAGAATCGGCAAGAATCCAAACGTTCCCTGATGGATTCATGTTCCACGGATCATGGACAGAGACCATGCGGCAACTTGGCAACGCGGTTCCGGTCCTGCTGGGGCACGTCGTTGCGCGAAGTGTTGCAGATAAACTTATAAGGAAAGAGATGGAATTAATCGCCGCGAGCGCAATTGAAGCTAAGGGTGCTGCATGA
- a CDS encoding Eco29kI family restriction endonuclease — translation MSLGNIIPFNPLDKKNLGASVAEAMLEQVPIALGNLQSFIGVGIYAIYYTGPFEPYHPLARRNQNGAFTAPIYVGKAVPAGARKGGGVGATGSRALYLRLKEHAESIAAADNLDLRDFYCRFLVVDDIWIPLGESLLIAKFAPVWNAVIDGFGNHDPGAGRYNGLRPKWDVLHPGRGWASKCATRKESREQIANEIVDYFRSIAFPASHHILSPSQQPLI, via the coding sequence ATGAGTTTAGGTAACATTATCCCGTTCAACCCTTTAGACAAGAAGAACCTTGGGGCTAGCGTGGCAGAGGCCATGCTAGAGCAAGTGCCGATTGCGCTAGGAAATCTGCAAAGTTTTATTGGAGTCGGGATTTACGCAATTTACTATACGGGCCCTTTCGAGCCGTATCATCCGTTAGCTAGGCGAAATCAAAACGGTGCGTTCACTGCACCTATTTACGTTGGAAAGGCTGTGCCTGCTGGCGCCCGTAAGGGAGGAGGCGTTGGCGCGACAGGGAGTCGCGCACTTTATCTCCGTCTAAAAGAGCACGCTGAGAGTATAGCAGCAGCAGATAATCTTGATCTACGAGATTTCTATTGTAGATTCTTAGTAGTGGATGATATTTGGATCCCACTCGGTGAGTCCTTATTGATTGCAAAGTTCGCGCCAGTTTGGAATGCAGTGATTGATGGCTTCGGAAACCATGATCCTGGAGCAGGGCGTTACAATGGATTAAGGCCCAAATGGGACGTTCTCCATCCTGGGCGCGGTTGGGCAAGCAAATGCGCTACTCGTAAAGAAAGTCGTGAGCAAATCGCCAACGAAATAGTCGACTACTTTAGATCTATAGCGTTTCCTGCATCTCATCATATCTTGAGCCCGAGTCAGCAGCCTCTAATCTAG
- a CDS encoding helix-turn-helix transcriptional regulator — MTDNSIEQSALRSPVCVALGQNLKKLRIAAAKSQEELAVDAEVDRTYISSIERGAANPSVLTLAQICFALGVSLADLVTPVIISTKPSDLTRRANAAKPSPRVRKSRLR, encoded by the coding sequence ATGACAGACAACTCTATCGAACAAAGTGCCTTACGTAGTCCTGTGTGCGTCGCGTTAGGGCAGAACTTAAAAAAGCTGAGGATCGCGGCTGCTAAATCGCAAGAAGAGCTTGCCGTAGACGCCGAGGTTGATAGAACCTATATTTCGAGCATTGAGCGCGGCGCAGCAAACCCGTCGGTGCTCACACTTGCTCAGATATGTTTTGCGCTCGGTGTGTCATTGGCTGACCTTGTCACTCCTGTAATCATCTCCACAAAACCCTCCGATTTAACTCGTCGCGCTAACGCCGCCAAGCCATCCCCGCGTGTACGGAAGTCGCGACTTCGGTAA
- a CDS encoding RES family NAD+ phosphorylase, with translation MSKDYSNQEFEVKRICDVCVVDAFLAEYILREVDEATCSYCGEVRITLPLTDIADRVETAFDEHYHRTSDQPSDYEYMLLADRESSYEWSREGLCTAEAIAGASGMSESVANDIQEILADRHWDLESAQMGEETAFAADAYYEEKSVSAGSYTDEWILFEASLKTEARFFSRAAAAHLADVFGGIDKLTTIDGRPLVVTVGPGCQIDHLYRGRVFQSDDTLTAALKRPDTELGPPPAKFAGAGRMNAPGISVFYGADKAEVVVAEVRPPVGSKVAVAKFEITRQLHLLDLTALPKIYESGSIFDPGFGRRLERAAFLRSLGKQMTRPVMPGDEALDYLATQATADFLATENKPLLDGIIFPSVQAREGRNIVLFHKSARVEPLDTPEGTSISTSVGHSTEEGWETGYTVYEEVQEAQGSNHKDVAEAQVRGAQTLYPDELFLTDPLRVDPSSVVVHHVQWVNYHCEPHAVDRHRYTRAAESDSSPFSFDEDF, from the coding sequence ATGAGTAAAGATTATAGTAATCAAGAGTTCGAGGTAAAACGGATATGTGACGTTTGCGTTGTTGATGCTTTTTTGGCTGAGTACATCCTTCGTGAAGTAGATGAAGCAACTTGCTCATATTGTGGGGAGGTTCGGATAACTTTGCCGTTGACTGATATCGCCGATAGGGTTGAAACGGCATTCGACGAGCATTACCACCGAACTTCGGATCAACCCAGCGATTACGAGTATATGTTGCTTGCCGACCGGGAGTCATCATACGAATGGTCCCGCGAAGGGTTATGCACTGCCGAGGCTATTGCCGGAGCTTCGGGCATGTCCGAGTCTGTTGCTAACGACATTCAGGAAATCTTGGCAGATAGACACTGGGACTTGGAATCAGCTCAAATGGGTGAGGAGACTGCGTTTGCGGCGGATGCTTACTATGAGGAAAAGTCCGTCAGTGCTGGGTCCTATACTGATGAGTGGATTCTGTTCGAGGCGTCACTTAAGACCGAGGCGCGATTCTTTAGTCGCGCTGCGGCGGCGCATCTCGCTGATGTGTTTGGTGGAATTGATAAGCTTACGACCATTGATGGCCGCCCGCTCGTAGTGACAGTAGGTCCCGGATGCCAAATTGATCATCTATACCGAGGGCGTGTGTTTCAGTCGGACGACACCTTAACCGCGGCTCTGAAACGTCCTGATACCGAGTTGGGGCCTCCGCCAGCCAAATTCGCAGGCGCTGGAAGAATGAATGCTCCGGGCATCTCGGTTTTTTACGGGGCCGATAAGGCTGAGGTTGTCGTTGCGGAGGTGCGCCCTCCAGTTGGAAGTAAGGTTGCGGTTGCAAAGTTTGAAATCACTCGTCAACTCCATTTGCTTGATCTTACCGCGTTACCGAAGATCTATGAATCTGGAAGTATCTTCGATCCTGGTTTCGGTCGAAGGTTGGAGCGTGCGGCTTTCCTGAGATCTTTGGGTAAGCAGATGACCAGGCCGGTAATGCCTGGTGACGAGGCTTTGGATTATTTGGCAACTCAGGCTACCGCCGACTTCCTCGCTACTGAGAACAAGCCTTTGTTAGATGGAATCATCTTCCCATCAGTCCAAGCTCGAGAAGGAAGGAATATTGTTCTTTTTCACAAATCCGCGCGAGTTGAACCTTTGGATACTCCAGAAGGAACAAGTATCTCTACTTCGGTTGGCCACTCAACAGAGGAGGGGTGGGAAACGGGTTATACAGTGTATGAAGAAGTTCAGGAGGCGCAAGGTTCAAACCACAAGGACGTGGCGGAAGCGCAGGTCCGGGGAGCGCAGACACTGTATCCTGATGAGCTATTCCTGACAGATCCGCTTCGTGTTGACCCAAGCTCGGTCGTTGTCCATCATGTCCAATGGGTGAACTACCACTGTGAACCGCACGCCGTTGACCGCCACAGGTATACGCGAGCGGCGGAGAGTGACTCATCGCCGTTCTCCTTCGATGAGGATTTTTAG
- a CDS encoding methyl-accepting chemotaxis protein → MRAQDRDQVAILVNGPLTSRFTPVREKIDALIELQLREPKRLASQASTEYDWVRIVCLAGLAVGLLLAGIIGTMLARSIVAPLARAIRIANSVASGGLTRQIRVQSADETGHMMAALKSMNTGLVDIVRQVRGSTDTIASASSQIAAGNMDLSMRTEEQASAIEETAASIEELTSTVKQNAENARGGKELAVCASSIANQGSKVVADVVQTMGAINTSASKIVDIIAVIDGIAFQTNILALNAAVEAARAGEHGRGFAVVASEVRNLAQRSASAAKEIKSLIEKSVVDVKAGTELVDKAGATMTHILESAEKVTTIMLAIATASSEQSAGIEQVSVTISQMDRATQQNAPLVEEAAASAQQLRDEADQLAAAVGAFRIQTVPALLT, encoded by the coding sequence ATGCGTGCACAGGATCGCGATCAGGTTGCTATTCTCGTCAACGGTCCACTCACTTCCCGCTTTACGCCTGTACGCGAGAAAATCGACGCCCTTATCGAACTGCAGTTGCGGGAGCCAAAACGCCTCGCGTCGCAAGCGTCCACCGAGTACGACTGGGTGCGAATCGTGTGCCTCGCCGGCCTTGCTGTAGGACTGCTTTTAGCGGGGATCATCGGAACGATGCTAGCGCGGAGTATTGTAGCCCCCCTCGCCCGTGCGATTCGTATCGCTAACTCAGTCGCGTCGGGTGGTCTTACTCGGCAGATCCGCGTTCAGTCGGCGGACGAGACAGGCCACATGATGGCAGCGTTAAAAAGCATGAATACGGGGCTAGTGGACATTGTTAGGCAAGTGCGGGGAAGCACGGATACCATCGCATCGGCATCATCACAAATTGCAGCGGGCAATATGGACCTCTCAATGCGCACCGAAGAGCAAGCTAGCGCAATCGAGGAAACTGCCGCTTCGATCGAAGAGCTGACCTCGACCGTTAAGCAGAACGCGGAGAATGCGAGAGGAGGCAAGGAGCTAGCTGTGTGTGCCTCGAGCATTGCAAACCAAGGTAGTAAGGTAGTAGCTGACGTTGTACAGACTATGGGTGCAATTAACACATCGGCAAGTAAAATTGTGGATATCATCGCAGTCATCGATGGGATCGCGTTCCAGACAAATATCCTTGCACTCAACGCCGCAGTGGAGGCCGCGCGCGCCGGCGAACACGGGCGCGGGTTCGCGGTTGTTGCGTCGGAAGTTCGTAACCTAGCGCAACGTTCAGCCAGCGCGGCAAAGGAGATCAAAAGCCTTATCGAAAAGTCAGTCGTGGACGTCAAGGCCGGCACTGAGCTGGTTGACAAAGCGGGCGCAACCATGACTCACATCTTGGAAAGTGCGGAGAAGGTGACAACCATCATGTTGGCGATAGCAACAGCCAGCTCCGAACAGAGCGCGGGCATCGAGCAAGTTAGCGTCACTATCAGCCAAATGGACCGCGCCACACAACAAAATGCCCCGCTGGTCGAAGAGGCGGCAGCTTCAGCGCAGCAGCTTCGCGACGAGGCAGACCAGTTGGCGGCTGCAGTTGGCGCCTTCCGAATCCAAACAGTACCAGCACTCTTAACTTGA
- a CDS encoding Tar ligand binding domain-containing protein, protein MFNNLSVRARLILILSLLSIELGVGAVLGLTSLSRANQSLNSMYENGLVCLGQLDNIIRSFNRAQIAIARSATADDLLLPTIV, encoded by the coding sequence ATGTTTAATAATCTGTCAGTCAGAGCTAGGCTTATCCTAATTCTGTCGCTACTCAGCATCGAGCTTGGGGTTGGGGCTGTACTCGGGCTAACTAGCTTGAGCCGTGCTAATCAGAGCCTGAATTCGATGTATGAAAATGGTCTAGTCTGCCTTGGCCAGTTAGACAACATTATCCGCTCTTTCAACCGTGCTCAGATAGCGATCGCGCGTAGCGCAACCGCAGATGATTTGCTCCTACCTACGATTGTCTAA
- a CDS encoding helix-turn-helix domain-containing protein, translating into MTSRIIVNSSTFGARLRQARERSGLAQDRLGVLAGLEESSSSARISRYESGIHEPPFKFAVALAKVLSVPVAFLYCNDDNLAEIVLLYADASEPGRHCILSSARATRRVP; encoded by the coding sequence ATGACTTCTCGGATCATCGTTAATAGTTCGACGTTTGGGGCTCGGTTGCGCCAAGCTCGTGAGCGAAGCGGCCTCGCTCAGGACCGTCTTGGAGTTTTAGCGGGCCTCGAGGAATCGTCTAGCAGCGCGCGCATCAGTAGGTATGAAAGTGGCATACATGAGCCGCCGTTCAAATTTGCGGTAGCGTTAGCGAAGGTGTTAAGCGTGCCGGTTGCGTTCTTGTATTGCAACGATGACAATTTGGCTGAGATTGTTCTGTTGTACGCGGATGCATCCGAGCCTGGGCGACATTGCATCCTGTCAAGTGCGCGAGCGACAAGGCGAGTACCCTAG
- a CDS encoding CAP domain-containing protein, with protein sequence MQVATSANYVAGSSEDIAFKKLNAFRASQGLGPVNQDVRIDAAARSHAAYVTMNQSGADPHNEVVGKPGFTGVTVQDRLKAAGYASTRSSEVIAFSLQSSNPDTSAVDNLINSVYHRSAMMIQGLTHVGISGENANSPLYANFGAIKLQNNAGDFVSFYPTNQQTGVWLTHSLESPNPFYQEMDMTQANMCLKTSSPISVVSETSTALTVTSFTVTEDGQAMPLAARLITKSTSTQDTIYLPANEAYLIGKAPFKPNTKYNVRFIGNATGPATGTTNGLIVDKSWSFTTGSYTRSC encoded by the coding sequence TTGCAGGTCGCGACTTCAGCAAACTACGTTGCGGGCTCGAGCGAGGACATCGCGTTCAAGAAGCTGAACGCATTTCGGGCTAGTCAAGGATTAGGGCCAGTCAATCAAGACGTTAGAATCGACGCCGCTGCTAGGTCGCACGCCGCCTATGTCACCATGAATCAGAGCGGTGCTGATCCACACAATGAAGTGGTCGGCAAGCCAGGCTTTACTGGCGTAACCGTACAAGACCGCTTGAAAGCTGCTGGCTATGCGTCGACCAGATCTAGCGAAGTGATCGCATTTAGCCTGCAGTCCTCGAATCCAGACACGTCGGCAGTAGACAATCTAATCAACTCGGTCTATCACCGATCAGCAATGATGATCCAGGGACTCACCCACGTAGGAATATCTGGCGAAAATGCGAACAGCCCGCTCTACGCGAACTTTGGCGCGATAAAATTGCAAAATAACGCTGGAGATTTCGTTAGCTTCTATCCAACAAATCAGCAAACGGGTGTCTGGCTTACGCACAGTTTGGAATCACCCAATCCGTTCTATCAGGAGATGGATATGACTCAGGCCAATATGTGCCTCAAGACCAGTTCACCAATCAGTGTCGTGTCGGAGACCTCGACCGCTCTAACCGTAACCAGCTTTACCGTGACGGAAGACGGGCAGGCCATGCCGCTGGCAGCACGCTTGATTACAAAAAGTACCAGCACCCAGGATACGATTTATCTGCCAGCGAATGAAGCGTACCTGATCGGAAAGGCACCATTTAAGCCGAATACCAAATACAACGTCCGCTTCATCGGCAACGCAACAGGTCCCGCCACCGGGACTACAAACGGCCTTATTGTAGACAAGAGTTGGTCGTTCACTACCGGAAGCTATACGCGCAGTTGCTGA
- a CDS encoding 3'-5' exoribonuclease has translation MSTADAPIETSSIVALNFTMPPLRVFIDTEFTSFENMQLISIALVSENGEETYFEVDFDDWRCSDFVRSNVIPLLGAYNNALINDAYLPAKILEWLQIVRKNEQYILICHDDVVDWRILERVLSGVPDWVKGENIYYSLSPLLLESFYEKHGLARHHALHDARANAYAYREQTNGTNASPC, from the coding sequence ATGAGCACAGCAGACGCCCCTATTGAAACTTCCTCAATTGTTGCGCTTAATTTTACTATGCCACCACTAAGAGTGTTCATCGACACAGAATTTACTAGTTTCGAGAACATGCAGTTGATAAGTATCGCTCTAGTAAGCGAGAACGGCGAAGAAACTTACTTCGAGGTTGACTTCGACGATTGGAGATGTAGCGATTTTGTACGATCGAATGTTATTCCTTTATTGGGGGCATACAACAATGCACTAATTAACGACGCCTATCTCCCCGCGAAGATTTTGGAGTGGCTACAAATCGTTAGGAAGAATGAGCAGTACATTCTGATTTGCCATGACGACGTTGTGGACTGGAGAATATTAGAACGGGTTTTAAGTGGTGTCCCCGATTGGGTAAAAGGTGAGAACATTTACTACAGTCTATCTCCTCTGCTTCTTGAGAGCTTTTATGAAAAACATGGTCTTGCACGGCATCATGCCCTGCATGACGCTCGTGCAAACGCATATGCGTACAGGGAACAAACCAATGGCACAAATGCAAGCCCCTGTTAG